TTTTCGCACCGTGCAGCCTCCTGTGCGAGCACCAAAACAACCTCCTGGTTTTCTTTGGACGATTGATTTGCGTTTCTAATGTCGGCAAGAATTTTTTCCGACTCGCCTTTAATAATTTCGAGTTTTTTTGCGAATTCATCAAAAATTTCACGCGTACCGCTTACCGATTTTTCAATTTCGGAAATTTCGTTGTTTAAGTCGGCGTTTTTCTGTGCGTGAGATGCCGAAATTTCATTATTTTCCGCAATTTTCGTCTCATATTCACTGCGCCGTGCGCCGTATTCGCCGATATTTGCGTTGATAAATTCCAAATCCTTGATTTTTCCGTTTTGTTTAAGTCTTTTAACCGAAAGGTCGTTTTTCACATTCTCGCATTTTTCTTTGAGCGCGGAAAGCTTGTCCTCGTCCGCGGTGATATTAGCGCGGATTTGAGTAATTTTTTCGTCGTTTGCCGATATTTTCAACGCAAACTCGGCTTTGTTTTTATCGAGCGCGGAAAGCTGTTCGTTAATATCTCCGCTCTCACCGCCCAAAAGACGAATTTTTTCGTTGAGATTTTTTATGTTTTCGTCAAGATGCGATTTTTCCGCATTAAGGCGTACAATGTTGTGCTCGAAGCTTGCACTTTTGGTGTCAAATTCTTCTTTTTTGACGGCAATTTCGCGTATTTTCTGCTCGTTTTTTGCAATCGCGCTGTCGTTTTTGTCAATCTTTTTCGCCAGTGCGTCGGTTTCGGTTTTAAGCTGTTCAATATTCTTCGCACGGCTGATAAGTCCCAAACGGCTGTCCGCACTTCCGCCCGTGATTGAACCGCCCGCGTTCAAAACCTGACCGTCGAGTGTAACAACCTTGAATTTATAGCCGTATTTTTTTGAAATTGCAATTCCCGAGTCAATGTTGTCGGCAAAAACAGTTCTGCCGAGAAGATACGTAAAAATTCCGCGGTATTTTTCGTCGTATTCTATAAGCTCCGATGCAATGCCGATGTAACCGTTTTCATTTTTCGGCGCATTTTTCATAATCTCGCCTTTAACCGACGTAAGAGGCAGGAACGTCGCGCGTCCGCCGTGCGATTTTTTAAGCATTTCAACGCATTTTTTTGCGGTTTCTTCGTTATCGGTAACAATATTTTGCATAGCGCGCCCAAGCGCAGTTTCAAGCGCTACAACGTATTTTTCGTCAACGGTGAGAAGCTTTGAAACGACACCGCAAATGCCGTTTTGCTTTGAATTTATAATTTCCTTAACACCCTTTGAATATCCCTCGAGCGACTTTTCCAAATCCTCCAGCGCACGGCGCTTTGAATTTTTTGCGTTATATTCGGACGTAACGGCGTTTTGCTCCGTTTTGAGCGCGTTGTTTTCACCCGTAATTTTAAAATATTCTTTTTTCAGTCCGTCAAGTCCGTTTTTACACTCGGCGCGTGCCTTTTCGTTTTCCGCAAGCTCCGAAACGCACTTTTCAAGCTGGTCTGCACACATTTTAAGTGCGTCGTTATTCGCTGAAATTTCGTTCTTTATATTCTCTTTTCTGTCGGCAAAATTTCGCTGCAGTGCATCAAGACCGTCGCTGTTTGCAGAAAGATTTGTATTTTCGTTTAAAAGTTCGATAATATCCGCTTTTTGACTCTCGATATTCGCCAAACTCTCGCCGAGCGACGAATTAAGCGTTTCATCATCTTTTGTGAGCGCGTCAATTTCCGCAGTGAGTTTTTCTATTTCCGCATTTGCATTTTCAAGCTCAAGTTTTTTCTGTGAATTTTCATCGTCCAGATTTTTAATTTTTTCACAAAGCGCGTCATTTTCATTCTTCAATCGGTTTATATTCTCGTTATTATGCGCAATTTCGCTTTTTAAAAGCTCAATTTTATTTAAAAACCCGCCCTCGCTCTTTTCAAGTTCATATTTTTGCTCGTTGATTTTTGAAATTTCCTCGTTTTTGCTCTGCGAAAGGGCAGTGAAACGCTCGATTTCGCCATCAATTTCACTCTGTTTTTTACGCGAGTCCTCAAGCTGTGACACCGCAATTTTAAGGTCGTTTTCGCATTTTTTTGCATTTTCGCGGAACTTTTCAATGTTTACAATGGCAATATTTATCTCCAAAACTTTCAAAACCTCGCGCAGGTCAAGAAATTTTTTAGCCTTTTCGCTCTGATTTTTAAGAGGGCCGACCTGTGACGCAAGCTCGGAAACAATATCTTTAATTCGCAAAAGGTTTTCTTCGGTTTGCGCAAGTTTTTTCTCCGCCTCATTTTTGCGGTATTTATACTTGCTTATGCCGGCTGCCTCCTCAAAAATATGACGTCTGTCCTCGGATTTTGACGAAAGAATTTCGTCGATTTTGCCCTGCCCTACAACCGAATAACCCTCTCTGCCGATACCGGTGTCCATAAAAAGCTCGTAAATATCCTTAAGACGGCACGGCGATTTGTTTATGAAATATTCACCCTCACCGCTGCGGTGAACGCGCCTTGTGACGGTAACGGTGTCAAAATCTATTTTAAGCTTTCTGTCGCTGTTGTCCAAAATAATCGAAACCTCGGCAAATCCGAGCGGTTTGCGGTTTTGCGTACCCGAAAAGATAACGTCCTCCATCTTGCTGCCGCGCAGGCTTTTGGCGCTCTGTTCGCCCATAACCCAGCGGATAGCGTCGGAAACATTGCTTTTTCCGCTGCCGTTCGGCCCGACAATGGCTGTAATACCCTTGCCGAATTCCAATTCAATTTTATCCGCAAAGGATTTAAACCCCTGCATACAAATCCCTTTTAAATACACTCAACACACACCTTTTATGTAAATCAACAATAAAATTTTTATAAATGTTAAACTATACGCATAATACGGTAATTATACCACACAACGTAATTTTTTTCAACTTTATTTTGTAAAAAAAATACCTCTTGCAAATCCGGGCAAGAGGCAAAAAAGATGGAGTGGAATTTGATTATGATAAACAAATTTCCAATGTATAAAAAATATACAAATATATTGTAGCATACACTGTGCAAAAATTCTACATCAATTTGCATTTTAGTTAATATTGCACAAAATATTGCTTGAAATTTATGTAATATTTCGTATTACCTGTTATGCAATTCCACCATATCAAGTATTCCGGTTAGTTTTGCAATGGTTATTCCGAAATTTGTGATGGGAATATTTTTTTCTTTGCACATTGCAATTCTGCTCAAAATGTGACTTCTGTTGAACATACAGCCGCCGCAATGGATAACAAGGTCATATTTTTTATCAAGATTAAAATTAACGCCCGAGCAAAAGTCAATTTCGAGTGACTCGCCCGCTTTTTTTCGGAGCATTTTGGGAATTTTCACCTTGGCAATATCGCCGTCAAGCGTCGTGTGTGAGCAGGCCTCCGCAATAAGAACGCGCGAATTTTCGTTAAGCTTGTCAATCGCCGACGCGCCTTTTTTAAATTCCTCAATATCGCCTTTATAATTTGCAAAAAGTATGGAAAACGAGGTTAAAACGCTCTCTTTCGGCGCTAAATCGTAAACTTGTTTAAATGCCTGCGAGTCGCAGATTATCAGATTCGGCGCTTTTTTTAACGCGTCCAGCGCCGATTGCATTTTCTCGGCGGTAACAACGGTTACAACAGCTTTTTTGTCCAAAAGCTCGCGGATTGTCTGCACCTGCGGAAGAATCAGCCTTCCTTTGGGCGCCTCAATATCCTGCGGTGCAACAAGCAAAACGCTGTCGCCCTCGTTTACGAGATTTCCCGTGATTGTTATTTCATCAAAATCTTTCGGCGAAATCTTAATTATTTTTTCAAACAAAAGCGGAAGATTTTCACGTTTCTGCGCGCTTATTTTTACAAAATCAACATCTTTTTCTTTGAGCATACTCTCAATTTTTGCAGTATCGGCGCATAAATCCGACTTATTTATAACACAAAGGCAGTTCACCTTTTTAGCCTTGATTTCGTCAAACCATTCCGAATAAGACGCAAAATCGGTTTCGTCCGCGCTTATCACAACAAGCGCAATATCAGCTTTTGCAAGCACCTTTTTCGTCTTTTCAATGCGCAGTTTTCCAAGCTCGCCCACATCGTCAAAACCCGCGGTGTCGATGAGCGTGCAGGGACCTATAGGAAAAATTTCAAGCGCCTTATGAACGGGATCGGTCGTCGTGCCCAAAACATCGCTTACGATTGAAATTTCCTGATTTGCAAGTGCATTTATAAGCGACGATTTTCCGCTGTTTCGCTTTCCGAAAAAAGCGATTTGTATTCTGTTTGCACTCGGCGTTGAGTTTAAATCTGCCATAAAAATCACCTCTTAAATTAAAAAATCCTCACCGTGATTTGCGGCAAGGATAAAATTATACCGTTTGATATTTGTTATCCGTTCGCCTCAAAGTCAGAATTTATCTTTCCTTTCGGGGAATTTACATATTATAATATTTGTAGTTCGACTTTATGCGTTCTTTCTTTTTCTTCTCGGCTATCCGCTTTTTGTTGCGCCTGTTTATATAGAAAAGCAAAATTATAAAAAGCACAATAAAAATAATTATCAGATAAATCAAAATCATAAAGATAAGCTTTATAAAACGCAGAACCGCAGCACCGAAACCTCCGCTGTTTTCCGCAACAACGCCGACTTTCTGGGTTACGTCATTCTCGCTGCCTTTGAGCGTCAGAAAAATTTCACCGTTCACAACGTCAACGCTCTGCGTCAGCGCCTCACGCTTAACATCGGTCGGCAAAATTATCACAAAATCATTTTTAATGTCGGCATACTCGCTTTTTTTAAGCTTAACCATACCTTTTAAATCGTCTTTGCTTATAACAAACCTGTAAAAACTTCCGAAACCATAATCAAGCAAAGTTTTTACGTCATTGTACTGTTTAAATTTGTTGTCGTGCCCGAGCGTCACAACAACAAGGCAACGGTCGTCTTTTTTCGCCGCGGTAACAAGCGTTGAACGCGCCGCATTTGTAAAGCCCGTTTTGCCGAAAATAACACCCTGATAATACTGCGCAGTGTCTTTGTCCATCATTCTGTGACCTGTGGACATTTCCAAGTCCTCGGCACGGACGTTGTTTTTGTGAAGTGTATATTTTACCTCGGAGGCAACGCTCATAAGCTTTTCGTTCTGCACCGCCGCCTTGGTAATAAGCATCATATCGTATGCGGTTGTGTAATGATTGTCGTCGGTAAGTCCCGTCGGATTTGTAAAATGCGTATTTGCCGCGCCGAGCTCTTTCGCACGCGCGTTCATAAGCTCAACAAATTTGTCAACCGAACCGCTTACTCTGCATGCCAAAAGCACCGCCGCGTCGTTTGCCGAACGCAAATATGCCGCCATAAACAAATCTTTGACGGTGACTTCTTCGCCCTGTCTGAAATCCGCGATAATCGCATCGGACGGCATACCGAGCAGACAAGTGTTGTCTACCGTTAACTTATCGTCAAAATTGCAGTTTTCCGCAGCGAGCAAAAGCGTCATAACCTTTGTTATGCTCGCCGGGTGCATCTTTTTGTTCGCCTCTTTTTCAAACAAAACCGAATTTTGATCGACGTCAAACAAAATCGCAGAATCGGACTCCACGCTGATGTCGGGAGCGCAAAGAGCCTGCGGAAAGAGCGAAAAAACTATTAAAAATATAAAAAGGAAAGATAAAATCCTTTTTTTCATCGAACGTCCTCCGTAAATATGTATTAAAACCAATGCTATAATACCACATTTTTCGCGTCATTACAAGAAAAAATTTTATTTTGTAATATTGTTTTAAAACTTTTTACAAATTTTATGCTTGCGCACACAAGGAAATAATGTTATACTTTCACATAGGAGTGATTTTTTTGAGTTTTGAACTTTCAATTTTAGACTTTATTCAGGCACATTTCAAATGCGGATTTTTTGATATTGTTATGCCGAAAATTTCCGCGCTCGGCAACGGCGGTATTGTGTGGATAATTTTCACACTTGTGCTTCTTATGATGAAAAAACCGCGCAAATACGGCTTATATATGGCAGTATCGCTGATAATTATGCTCGTTGTATGCAACATAACATTAAAACCGCTGATTGCGCGGACGCGTCCGTTTACACATAATCCGCTGATAAAGCTTTTAATCGACGCACCGACCGATTATTCGTTCCCGTCAGGGCATACAATGGCGTCGTTTTCCGCGTCAACCGCATATTTGATGTGTTACATAAGACGAAAAAACACAGCGGAAAAGTGTATATTCGACAGTAAAATAATAGTTTCTGCAATGTTTGTACTTTCAGTTTTAATTGCATTTTCACGGCTTTATCTTTACGTGCACTACCCCACCGACGTGCTGTTTGCACTCATTCTCGGCGTTATCGACGGAATTGTGTCGGCAAAAATTATTGAAAAATTTTCACACGGTAAAAATATAAAAAACGAATAAGCGAAATTGTATTAAAAAACGGGACGTTAAAACGTCCCGTTTAATTTTTTTAGTTATTTTTGTTTTTCTCGTTCATAAGCGCCCTAACTTTAAGAGGCAAACCGAACAGATTGATAAATCCTTCAGCGTCCTTGTGGCTGTAAAGCTCGTGGCTGTCGCCGAACGACGCAATATCCTCATTATAAAGCGAATATTTCGATTTTGCACCGGCAGGAGAAATGTGACCTTTGTAAAGTTTAAGCTTAACTTCACCGGTAACTGTCTGCTGTGTTGAATCAACAAATGCAGAAAGCGCCTCACGGAGCGGTGTGAACCATTTTCCGTCATAAACAAGCTCTGCAAATTTGATAGCCGCCTGACGTTTAAACGCCTGTGTATCCCTGTCAAGGCAGAGATATTCAAGCTCGTCGTGCGCCGCATAGAGGATCGTTCCGCCCGGAGTTTCATATACACCGCGCGATTTCATACCTACAAGCCTGTCCTCAACAATGTCTGCAATGCCTATGCCGTATTCACCGCCGATTTTGTTAAGTTCTTCAACGAGTGCGAGCGGAGAATAGTTTTTGCCGTCGATTGAAACGGGTTCACCTTTTTCAAATCCGACAGTGATGTATTTGGGTGTGTCGGGAGCTTTCTCGGGCGGAGTTGTAAGCTTCAACAAATTGTCAAGCTGGGGCTCGTTCCAAGGATCTTCCAAATCCATACCCTCGTGGCTGATATGCCAAACGTTGCGGTCGCGCGAATACAAATCTTTCTTTGTAACGGGGATTTCTATGCCGTTTTTCTCTGCATAGTCAACCGCGTCCTCCCTCGATTTGATGTCCCAAACCCTCCAGGGTGCGATAATTTTAAGCTCGGGAGCAAGTGCTTTAATGGTAAGTTCAAACCTAACCTGGTCGTTTCCTTTGCCCGTTGCGCCGTGGCAGATTGCAACCGCGCCCTCTTTTTTCGCAATTTCAACAAGCTTTTTCGCGATAATCGGACGTGCGTGCGATGTGCCGAGGAGATATTTGCCCTCGTAAACCGCGCCTGCTTTGAGTGTTGGGAAAATGTAATCTTTAACATATTCCTCTTTTAAATCTGCAATATATAATTTTGATGCGCCTGCTTTTTTTGCTCTTTCTTCAAGACCTTCGGTTTCTTTGCCCTGTCCGACGTCGCCGCAAACCGCAATAACTTCGTAGTCATAGTTTTCAATTAACCAGTGGATTATAATCGATGTGTCAAGTCCGCCGGAGTACGCTAATACAACTTTTTCTTTTGCCATCTTGATTTTCCTCCAATTTATGTTAAAATATAAGTATATTATACATTAAATTTTCGGTATTTCAATAGCAAATCCGCAAAATCGTGTATATTATACAATTTTTTATAAAAAGAAAGGTGCATAATAGGCATAAATATACATTTTATACATATGTATACCGCATAATATGCAAAATATTAAAATGATTATTCTTGGAATTGACCCGGGTATTGCAATTGTGGGCTATGGTGTGATAGAATATAGAGGTAACAAATTTAAGGTTATCGACTACGGTGCAATCACCACGCCCGCGGGAATGAAATTAAAAGACAGATTAAAAATCATATACGACGGCGTTATTGAAATTATAAGAAAGCACAAACCCGACTGCATAGCCATTGAGGAACTTTTTTACAACAACAACGCAAAAACCGTCATAAACGTTGCGCAAGGGCGCGCTATGCCCTATCTTGCCGCGGCGAATACAAATCTTGAAATTTACGAATATACACCGCTTCAGGTTAAACAGGCGGTTGTCGGATACGGCAGGGCCGAGAAAAAACAGGTTCAGCAAATGACAAAAATGCTTTTAAATCTTGAAAAAGTGCCCAAACCCGACGACACCGCAGACGCGCTTGCAATCGCGGTATGCCACGCTCATTCATTCAGAATGAACGCAAAATTGGATTTTTAAGGGGATTTTTATGTTTAGCTATTTAAAAGGATATTTGACGCAGAAAGGACAGAATTTTGCCGTTATCGAGGTTTCGGGAATTGGATTTAAGGTTTACACCTCGGCAACGACTTTGCAGAGCATTTCAGCGAGCGAAGAAAATTCACCCGTCACATTTTATACATATCTATACATTAAAGAAGGAATTATGGACTTGTACGGCTTCTCGTCGCAGGAGGAGCTAAATATGTTCGAGCTTCTCATATCGGTTTCGGGAGTGGGAGCAAAAGGCGCAATAGCCATTTTGTCGTCGCTCACGCCGTCAAAACTAGCGGTAAGCCTTGTTACAAATGACGTTGCGTCAATTAAAAAGGCATCGGGAATAGGACCAAAAACCGCACAGAGGATTATTCTCGAATTAAAAGACAAAATCAAAAACGAGGAGCTCATTGCATCACCGCAGGAAAAATCCGCGGAGGAGGCTGAATTTATTGCAAACGATGCACGCAGCGAGGCAGTCAGCGCGCTTATGGTTTTGGGATATTCAAAATTTGAGGCGGAACGCGCGGTCGCAAAAGCGTCACCCGACCTTACCGACACCGAAGAAATTATAAAATCTGCATTAAAAGCGTTAATATAGCAATGAAAGGAAAATAAAATGGATTTTAACGAAAGAATTGTCACATCCGATTTTATTGACGAAGATGTTGACTTGGAAACAAGTTTAAGACCGAAACATCTCGAAGAATACGTCGGTCAAGACAAAATTAAAGAAAATTTGTCGGTTTACATACAGGCGGCAAAAAGCCGAAACGAGGCGCTCGACCACGTTCTTTTGTACGGTCCGCCGGGACTCGGAAAAACCACGCTTTCAAACATTATCGCAAATGAAATGGGCGTAAATATCAGGATTACCAGCGGTCCTGCGATTGAAAAGCCCGGCGATTTGGCAGGTATTCTTACAAACCTTGCCGAACACGACGTTTTGTTTATCGACGAAATCCACCGTTTGAGCGCGAGTGTTGAAGAAATTCTCTATCCCGCAATGGAGGACTTTTCGCTTGATATTATCATCGGAAAAGGTCCGAGCGCACGCTCAATAAGGCTTGATTTGCCGAAATTTACGCTTATCGGCGCAACGACAAAGGCAGGCAGAATTACCTCGCCTCTGCGCGACCGTTTCGGTGTTCTTGCGCGTCTTGAACTATACACAAACGAACAGCTTAAAGAAATCGTTGAGCGCAGTGCCAAAATTCTCGGCGTTGAAATCGACACCGACGGCGCATTTGAAATTGCCTCGCGTTCGCGCGGTACACCGCGAATTGCAAACCGTCTTTTAAAACGCGTGCGCGATTTCGGTCAGGTTTACGGCGACGGCGTCGTTACAAAAAAAATCGCACAGCTTGCGCTTGAAAAAATCGAGGTTGACAAAATCGGACTCGACTCCACCGACGCAAATATGATTAAATCTATGATTAAAAATTTCGGAGGAGGACCTGTCGGGCTTGACACACTTGCCGCAACAATCGGCGAGGACGCAAACACCATTGAAGACGTTTACGAGCCGTACCTTCTTCAGCTCGGGTTTATAAACCGCACACCGCGGGGAAGAGTCGTTACAAAATCGGCATACGACCATTTCGGCATACCGTTTGACAAAGAATAGCAAAACGGACTGAATTTATATAGAATTCAGTCCGTTTCTTTTAGTTAAAACACTCTTTCATTGCAGAATTTAGGGTGAAATTCTTGGTGGAAAGATATTTTTCCGTCCGTTGTACGGCTCATTCATAATATTGTACGACGCAATGCACTCACGGCTTTTGTATCTCTCGGCAATTTTCATCCGCAAATCCTGCATAATCTTTTGTTAGGTTCAGCCTGTCATTTTTTCTTTCATACGCAATAAAATCTTCTTTTCAAGGCGCGACACCTGCACCTGCGAAATGCCTATCACACTTGCAATTTCACTCTGTGTTTTTCCCCTAAAGTAGCGAAGCATTATAATTTTTCTTTCTCTTTCGTCCAAGGCTTTGATTGCCTCGCCAAGTGAAATTTTGTCTAAAATTTCTTCCTCGGTGTCGATGTTGTTCGCGATTTTGTCAATAAGATAACCGCCCGATTTGTCACCATCGTTAAACTCTCTGTAAAGTGATTCGGGGGCAACGTTCGCCTCCAGCGCAACCGCCAAATCGCTCGGCAACTCCCCTATTCTTTCGGCGATTTCCGACAATTTCGCCTCGCGGTTTAATTCTTTTTCCAAAATTTCTTTTGTAATTTTTGCTTTCTGTGCAATTTCCTTTAAACGTCTGCTCACTTTGATAATTCCGTCGTCACGCAAAAAACGCTTGATTTCGCCCATAATAAGCGGAACGGCATAGGTTGAAAAACGCACGTCATAG
The window above is part of the Qingrenia yutianensis genome. Proteins encoded here:
- the smc gene encoding chromosome segregation protein SMC, coding for MQGFKSFADKIELEFGKGITAIVGPNGSGKSNVSDAIRWVMGEQSAKSLRGSKMEDVIFSGTQNRKPLGFAEVSIILDNSDRKLKIDFDTVTVTRRVHRSGEGEYFINKSPCRLKDIYELFMDTGIGREGYSVVGQGKIDEILSSKSEDRRHIFEEAAGISKYKYRKNEAEKKLAQTEENLLRIKDIVSELASQVGPLKNQSEKAKKFLDLREVLKVLEINIAIVNIEKFRENAKKCENDLKIAVSQLEDSRKKQSEIDGEIERFTALSQSKNEEISKINEQKYELEKSEGGFLNKIELLKSEIAHNNENINRLKNENDALCEKIKNLDDENSQKKLELENANAEIEKLTAEIDALTKDDETLNSSLGESLANIESQKADIIELLNENTNLSANSDGLDALQRNFADRKENIKNEISANNDALKMCADQLEKCVSELAENEKARAECKNGLDGLKKEYFKITGENNALKTEQNAVTSEYNAKNSKRRALEDLEKSLEGYSKGVKEIINSKQNGICGVVSKLLTVDEKYVVALETALGRAMQNIVTDNEETAKKCVEMLKKSHGGRATFLPLTSVKGEIMKNAPKNENGYIGIASELIEYDEKYRGIFTYLLGRTVFADNIDSGIAISKKYGYKFKVVTLDGQVLNAGGSITGGSADSRLGLISRAKNIEQLKTETDALAKKIDKNDSAIAKNEQKIREIAVKKEEFDTKSASFEHNIVRLNAEKSHLDENIKNLNEKIRLLGGESGDINEQLSALDKNKAEFALKISANDEKITQIRANITADEDKLSALKEKCENVKNDLSVKRLKQNGKIKDLEFINANIGEYGARRSEYETKIAENNEISASHAQKNADLNNEISEIEKSVSGTREIFDEFAKKLEIIKGESEKILADIRNANQSSKENQEVVLVLAQEAARCENKVSKAESDIESVINKLWDDYEITYSDAQSYKKELESFSEAQREAASIKKQIKELGNINIDAIEEYKAVSERYEFLTNQENDLNDAKKNLTDIIDNMQGIMKEKFTSAFCAIGEEFKKVFAELFGGGIAKIYLADECDVLTSGIEIEVQPPGKKLQNLTLLSGGERAFSAIALLFAVLKTAPTPFCLLDEVEAALDEANVYKFANYAKKFTSDTQFLIVTHRRGTMETADILYGVTMQEKGVSKLLKLNFDDLEENDV
- the hydF gene encoding [FeFe] hydrogenase H-cluster maturation GTPase HydF; the protein is MADLNSTPSANRIQIAFFGKRNSGKSSLINALANQEISIVSDVLGTTTDPVHKALEIFPIGPCTLIDTAGFDDVGELGKLRIEKTKKVLAKADIALVVISADETDFASYSEWFDEIKAKKVNCLCVINKSDLCADTAKIESMLKEKDVDFVKISAQKRENLPLLFEKIIKISPKDFDEITITGNLVNEGDSVLLVAPQDIEAPKGRLILPQVQTIRELLDKKAVVTVVTAEKMQSALDALKKAPNLIICDSQAFKQVYDLAPKESVLTSFSILFANYKGDIEEFKKGASAIDKLNENSRVLIAEACSHTTLDGDIAKVKIPKMLRKKAGESLEIDFCSGVNFNLDKKYDLVIHCGGCMFNRSHILSRIAMCKEKNIPITNFGITIAKLTGILDMVELHNR
- a CDS encoding D-alanyl-D-alanine carboxypeptidase family protein, with amino-acid sequence MKKRILSFLFIFLIVFSLFPQALCAPDISVESDSAILFDVDQNSVLFEKEANKKMHPASITKVMTLLLAAENCNFDDKLTVDNTCLLGMPSDAIIADFRQGEEVTVKDLFMAAYLRSANDAAVLLACRVSGSVDKFVELMNARAKELGAANTHFTNPTGLTDDNHYTTAYDMMLITKAAVQNEKLMSVASEVKYTLHKNNVRAEDLEMSTGHRMMDKDTAQYYQGVIFGKTGFTNAARSTLVTAAKKDDRCLVVVTLGHDNKFKQYNDVKTLLDYGFGSFYRFVISKDDLKGMVKLKKSEYADIKNDFVIILPTDVKREALTQSVDVVNGEIFLTLKGSENDVTQKVGVVAENSGGFGAAVLRFIKLIFMILIYLIIIFIVLFIILLFYINRRNKKRIAEKKKKERIKSNYKYYNM
- a CDS encoding phosphatase PAP2 family protein, with the translated sequence MSFELSILDFIQAHFKCGFFDIVMPKISALGNGGIVWIIFTLVLLMMKKPRKYGLYMAVSLIIMLVVCNITLKPLIARTRPFTHNPLIKLLIDAPTDYSFPSGHTMASFSASTAYLMCYIRRKNTAEKCIFDSKIIVSAMFVLSVLIAFSRLYLYVHYPTDVLFALILGVIDGIVSAKIIEKFSHGKNIKNE
- a CDS encoding argininosuccinate synthase, with translation MAKEKVVLAYSGGLDTSIIIHWLIENYDYEVIAVCGDVGQGKETEGLEERAKKAGASKLYIADLKEEYVKDYIFPTLKAGAVYEGKYLLGTSHARPIIAKKLVEIAKKEGAVAICHGATGKGNDQVRFELTIKALAPELKIIAPWRVWDIKSREDAVDYAEKNGIEIPVTKKDLYSRDRNVWHISHEGMDLEDPWNEPQLDNLLKLTTPPEKAPDTPKYITVGFEKGEPVSIDGKNYSPLALVEELNKIGGEYGIGIADIVEDRLVGMKSRGVYETPGGTILYAAHDELEYLCLDRDTQAFKRQAAIKFAELVYDGKWFTPLREALSAFVDSTQQTVTGEVKLKLYKGHISPAGAKSKYSLYNEDIASFGDSHELYSHKDAEGFINLFGLPLKVRALMNEKNKNN
- the ruvC gene encoding crossover junction endodeoxyribonuclease RuvC, whose product is MIILGIDPGIAIVGYGVIEYRGNKFKVIDYGAITTPAGMKLKDRLKIIYDGVIEIIRKHKPDCIAIEELFYNNNAKTVINVAQGRAMPYLAAANTNLEIYEYTPLQVKQAVVGYGRAEKKQVQQMTKMLLNLEKVPKPDDTADALAIAVCHAHSFRMNAKLDF
- the ruvA gene encoding Holliday junction branch migration protein RuvA; this translates as MFSYLKGYLTQKGQNFAVIEVSGIGFKVYTSATTLQSISASEENSPVTFYTYLYIKEGIMDLYGFSSQEELNMFELLISVSGVGAKGAIAILSSLTPSKLAVSLVTNDVASIKKASGIGPKTAQRIILELKDKIKNEELIASPQEKSAEEAEFIANDARSEAVSALMVLGYSKFEAERAVAKASPDLTDTEEIIKSALKALI
- the ruvB gene encoding Holliday junction branch migration DNA helicase RuvB, with translation MDFNERIVTSDFIDEDVDLETSLRPKHLEEYVGQDKIKENLSVYIQAAKSRNEALDHVLLYGPPGLGKTTLSNIIANEMGVNIRITSGPAIEKPGDLAGILTNLAEHDVLFIDEIHRLSASVEEILYPAMEDFSLDIIIGKGPSARSIRLDLPKFTLIGATTKAGRITSPLRDRFGVLARLELYTNEQLKEIVERSAKILGVEIDTDGAFEIASRSRGTPRIANRLLKRVRDFGQVYGDGVVTKKIAQLALEKIEVDKIGLDSTDANMIKSMIKNFGGGPVGLDTLAATIGEDANTIEDVYEPYLLQLGFINRTPRGRVVTKSAYDHFGIPFDKE
- a CDS encoding SigF/SigG family RNA polymerase sporulation sigma factor, with the translated sequence MANDIKDLIKRAKNGDKEAENEILNGNIALVWSVARKFSNRGYDLDDIFQIGCIGILKAIKNFDLSYDVRFSTYAVPLIMGEIKRFLRDDGIIKVSRRLKEIAQKAKITKEILEKELNREAKLSEIAERIGELPSDLAVALEANVAPESLYREFNDGDKSGGYLIDKIANNIDTEEEILDKISLGEAIKALDERERKIIMLRYFRGKTQSEIASVIGISQVQVSRLEKKILLRMKEKMTG